A DNA window from Corynebacterium ciconiae DSM 44920 contains the following coding sequences:
- the mce gene encoding methylmalonyl-CoA epimerase, producing MSNDISGIDIPHEYVVCLDHVGIAVPDFDAAVEFYRSAFGWVNHHDEVNEEQGVHEAMIGPKNMSATDGMIQLLAPLNEQSTIAKFIDKKGPGLQQMCLRTNNMDALCEHLRSQGVRLLYDAPKQGTGGARINFVHPKDAGGVLLELTEPVK from the coding sequence ATGAGTAATGACATTTCTGGCATTGATATCCCCCACGAGTACGTCGTCTGCCTCGACCACGTGGGCATCGCCGTCCCCGACTTCGACGCCGCAGTAGAGTTCTACCGCTCCGCCTTCGGCTGGGTGAACCACCACGATGAAGTCAACGAAGAGCAGGGCGTGCACGAGGCCATGATCGGCCCGAAGAACATGTCCGCCACCGACGGCATGATTCAGCTGCTCGCCCCGCTGAATGAGCAATCCACCATCGCAAAGTTCATCGACAAGAAGGGCCCGGGCCTGCAGCAGATGTGCCTGCGCACCAACAACATGGATGCCCTGTGCGAGCACCTACGCAGCCAAGGCGTGCGTTTGCTCTACGACGCACCGAAGCAAGGCACCGGCGGAGCTCGCATCAACTTCGTCCACCCGAAGGATGCCGGCGGCGTGCTTCTGGAGCTCACCGAGCCGGTGAAGTAA
- the glgB gene encoding 1,4-alpha-glucan branching protein GlgB, which translates to MPFDPHDPTLGIPDHDLQRLRFCQHHDPHAFYGWHATPSGAVIRTRQPGAERVEILTADGTTLEAVHTTDGIFAALLPSSEPIDYRLRVTWPGMQPRTVADGYHFLPTLGETDLYLIGEGRHERLWEVLGSHVRTIDTEMGPVVGTSFAVWAPNAIGVAVVGSFSGWNPAQYPMRSLGSSGVWEVFIPGVGVGEVYKYAIQTKQGHRRDKADPLARQAEVPPATGSIVTESTYEWKDDAWITTRARSNAQAEPMSVYEVHLGSWKQGRTYEDLAVELVDYVDHMGYTHVEFLPVAEHPFGGSWGYQVSGYYAPTSRWGTPDQFRALVDAFHARGIGVIVDWVPAHFPKDEFALARFDGEPLYEHPDWRRGEQKDWGTYVFDFGRTEVRNFLVANALYWCKEFHIDGLRVDAVASMLYLDYSRNEGEWLPNQFGGRENLEAKQLLQEVNATVANTFPGVLTIAEESTSWPGVTAPTYNDGLGFSLKWNMGWMNDTLEYFSQDPINRKYHHHEITFSMVYAYSERYVLPISHDEVVHGKGTLWTRMPGDPWNKAAGVRTLLAYMWAHPGKNLLFQGQEFAQSREWSENRSIDWEDMDGWEGEFHRGVHQLVRDLNSTYKELPALYSLDSDPAGFRWAKSDDADNNILAFYRTGDQGEKLLCVFNFGGSSQPAYTVGVPEAGHWSLILNTDAGAYEGAANDIGSGFDAADNAWDGYPYSTTLHIPALSAQWYRLDNER; encoded by the coding sequence ATGCCCTTCGATCCTCACGATCCCACCCTCGGCATCCCTGACCACGACCTGCAACGGCTGCGCTTCTGCCAGCATCACGACCCGCACGCTTTCTACGGCTGGCACGCGACCCCCAGTGGCGCGGTGATCCGTACTCGCCAGCCTGGCGCGGAGCGAGTGGAGATCCTCACCGCCGACGGCACCACCCTAGAGGCCGTCCACACCACCGACGGTATTTTCGCCGCCCTCCTGCCCTCTTCGGAGCCGATTGACTACCGCCTGCGCGTGACGTGGCCCGGTATGCAGCCGCGCACAGTGGCGGACGGCTATCACTTCCTGCCCACCTTGGGTGAAACGGACCTGTACCTCATTGGTGAGGGGCGACACGAGCGGCTGTGGGAGGTGCTGGGCTCGCATGTGCGCACGATCGATACGGAGATGGGGCCCGTGGTGGGCACCTCCTTCGCGGTATGGGCGCCGAATGCGATCGGTGTCGCCGTGGTGGGTAGTTTCTCCGGCTGGAATCCGGCGCAGTACCCGATGCGCTCGCTCGGCTCCTCCGGGGTGTGGGAAGTGTTCATCCCTGGAGTCGGGGTCGGCGAGGTGTACAAGTACGCCATCCAGACCAAGCAGGGGCATCGTCGCGACAAGGCCGATCCGTTAGCCCGTCAGGCGGAGGTGCCGCCGGCGACCGGTTCGATCGTGACGGAATCCACCTATGAGTGGAAAGACGATGCGTGGATTACCACTCGGGCGCGGTCGAACGCCCAGGCCGAGCCGATGAGTGTCTACGAGGTGCACCTCGGCTCGTGGAAACAGGGTCGCACCTATGAGGATCTCGCCGTGGAGCTGGTGGACTATGTGGATCACATGGGCTACACCCACGTGGAGTTCCTTCCTGTGGCCGAGCACCCCTTCGGCGGCTCGTGGGGCTACCAGGTCTCCGGCTACTACGCACCCACCTCGCGGTGGGGCACCCCGGATCAGTTCCGCGCCTTGGTGGATGCCTTCCACGCTCGAGGCATCGGCGTGATCGTGGACTGGGTGCCGGCACACTTCCCCAAGGACGAGTTCGCCCTTGCTCGCTTTGACGGCGAGCCGCTCTACGAGCACCCGGATTGGCGCCGCGGCGAGCAAAAGGACTGGGGCACCTATGTCTTCGACTTCGGCCGCACCGAGGTCCGCAACTTCCTCGTGGCCAACGCGCTGTACTGGTGCAAGGAGTTTCACATCGACGGCCTGCGCGTGGACGCGGTGGCCTCCATGCTCTATTTGGACTACTCCCGCAATGAGGGCGAATGGCTGCCCAACCAGTTCGGCGGCCGCGAAAACCTCGAGGCCAAGCAGCTTCTGCAAGAAGTGAACGCCACCGTGGCCAACACCTTCCCTGGAGTGCTGACTATCGCCGAGGAATCCACCTCATGGCCAGGGGTGACCGCCCCCACCTACAACGACGGCTTGGGGTTTTCCTTGAAGTGGAACATGGGCTGGATGAACGACACCCTCGAATACTTCTCGCAGGATCCCATCAACCGCAAGTACCACCACCACGAGATCACCTTCTCGATGGTCTACGCCTACTCCGAGCGCTATGTGCTGCCCATTTCCCACGATGAGGTCGTGCACGGCAAGGGCACACTCTGGACCCGCATGCCGGGAGATCCGTGGAACAAGGCTGCCGGGGTGCGTACCCTGCTCGCCTACATGTGGGCTCACCCGGGCAAGAATCTGCTCTTCCAGGGCCAGGAGTTTGCCCAGTCGCGGGAGTGGAGCGAAAACCGTTCCATCGACTGGGAGGATATGGACGGCTGGGAGGGAGAGTTCCACCGCGGCGTGCACCAGCTGGTGCGCGATCTCAACTCCACCTACAAGGAACTGCCGGCCCTCTACTCGCTCGACAGCGATCCGGCTGGTTTCCGCTGGGCGAAATCCGATGACGCGGACAACAACATTCTCGCTTTCTACCGCACCGGCGATCAGGGCGAGAAGCTGTTGTGCGTGTTCAACTTCGGTGGTTCCTCCCAGCCGGCCTACACCGTCGGTGTGCCCGAGGCTGGACATTGGTCGCTGATTCTCAACACCGACGCGGGTGCCTATGAGGGGGCGGCCAACGATATCGGCAGCGGTTTCGACGCCGCCGATAACGCCTGGGACGGCTACCCCTACTCCACTACGCTGCACATCCCAGCGCTGTCCGCGCAGTGGTACCGGCTGGATAACGAGCGCTAG
- a CDS encoding tetratricopeptide repeat protein, producing the protein MAEQAPERFVAGAIDLGEVKTRADARAQAQGRDAKQGVSPVVTVSEQNIQAEVVERSMQVPVVVHIGTQRSPESAEMHTVFTRLAGMQEQISWIYAYLDADSTPQLAQALGVQGLPTVLALAQGRPITDFQGGQPEDALQQWTAAVVGAVAGKLEGLPGEPEQDDPRIAQVRSMLDAEEPDADQALELLEELQAAQPKDEELEQLRKRAEVIQRARAAEAAAGDEDGATEGGVDKHYAAADALIARGRVEEAFDGLIAAITQAQGDDKAALKDRLIELLGMYDAADPRVLAARGKLASALY; encoded by the coding sequence ATGGCTGAGCAGGCCCCCGAACGTTTTGTTGCCGGCGCTATCGACCTTGGGGAGGTGAAAACCCGTGCGGATGCGCGCGCCCAAGCACAGGGACGAGATGCCAAGCAGGGTGTTTCGCCCGTTGTTACCGTGAGCGAGCAGAATATTCAGGCCGAGGTTGTTGAGCGGTCCATGCAGGTGCCGGTGGTGGTGCACATCGGTACGCAACGCTCGCCCGAGTCCGCGGAGATGCACACCGTGTTTACCCGGCTGGCTGGCATGCAGGAACAGATCAGCTGGATCTATGCCTATCTCGATGCCGATAGCACCCCGCAGCTCGCCCAAGCTTTGGGAGTACAGGGGCTGCCGACCGTGCTTGCGCTCGCCCAGGGGCGTCCCATCACCGATTTCCAGGGCGGTCAGCCCGAGGACGCCTTGCAACAGTGGACAGCTGCGGTGGTGGGGGCCGTGGCCGGCAAGCTGGAAGGCCTGCCCGGTGAGCCCGAGCAGGATGATCCGCGGATCGCACAGGTGCGCAGCATGCTGGACGCCGAGGAACCGGATGCAGACCAGGCGCTGGAGTTGCTGGAGGAGCTGCAGGCTGCGCAGCCGAAGGATGAGGAGCTGGAGCAGCTGCGTAAGCGCGCCGAGGTGATTCAGCGGGCCCGCGCGGCGGAGGCCGCAGCGGGGGATGAAGATGGTGCGACGGAGGGTGGCGTCGATAAGCACTACGCAGCAGCCGATGCGCTCATCGCCCGCGGGCGTGTGGAGGAGGCTTTCGATGGCCTCATCGCCGCGATCACTCAGGCCCAGGGAGACGACAAGGCGGCCCTGAAGGACCGCCTCATCGAGCTGTTGGGCATGTATGACGCTGCTGATCCGCGCGTGCTCGCGGCGCGGGGCAAGCTGGCCTCGGCGCTGTACTAG
- the nucS gene encoding endonuclease NucS → MRLVIARCSVDYVGRLEAHLPTADRLLMIKADGSVSIHADDRAYKPLNWMTPPCTLTEQSIEDSDKADAGVRLWVVENAKGEQLRITVEAIHSELEYDLGEDPGLEKDGVEQHLQELLAEHITTLGPGYTLIRREYYTAIGPVDILCRDENGQTVAVEIKRRGEIDGVEQLTRYVELLNRDELLKPVRGVFAAQKIKPQAKTLAEDRGFSCVVLDYDELRGLESDELRLF, encoded by the coding sequence ATGCGACTCGTGATTGCTCGTTGTTCCGTTGACTACGTGGGTCGGCTCGAGGCCCATCTTCCCACCGCCGATCGGCTGCTCATGATCAAAGCAGATGGCTCCGTGTCCATCCACGCCGATGATCGCGCCTACAAGCCACTGAATTGGATGACTCCTCCGTGCACGCTCACAGAGCAGAGCATCGAGGACTCCGACAAGGCCGATGCCGGGGTGCGGTTGTGGGTGGTGGAAAACGCTAAAGGTGAGCAACTACGCATCACAGTAGAGGCCATTCATTCCGAGCTGGAATACGACCTAGGCGAAGATCCGGGTCTGGAAAAAGACGGCGTGGAGCAGCACCTACAGGAGCTTTTGGCTGAGCACATCACCACCCTTGGGCCGGGCTACACGCTTATCCGCCGCGAGTATTACACCGCGATTGGGCCGGTGGATATTCTTTGCCGAGACGAAAATGGCCAGACCGTGGCAGTGGAGATTAAGCGCCGCGGCGAGATCGACGGCGTGGAGCAACTCACTCGATATGTGGAGTTGTTGAACCGCGATGAACTCCTCAAACCGGTGCGGGGTGTGTTCGCCGCCCAGAAGATTAAGCCCCAGGCGAAGACGCTGGCTGAGGATCGTGGATTCTCCTGCGTAGTGCTCGACTATGACGAGCTGCGTGGACTCGAATCTGACGAGCTACGGCTGTTTTAA
- a CDS encoding class I SAM-dependent methyltransferase, which translates to MSFIPSEVSFLATHQEAIEQWAREHACTQASMIADHAAARTEFGDYGRAVIELISARRSAAQKFHAPSSSLLMCHESAQQATPWQVAAARAQRLRELCGNEALVHDATCSIASEGLEAQRAGLRYVGSDLDAARVAMAVHNLAAHRCVRADALKPVVPSADVVIADPARRAGGRRITKVEDLVPPLPDLVAAYPLTPLVIKCAPGIDYSQWPGAVTVASVAGAVKETCLYTEQLGGPSREAWVIKESGELERYTSAEEPPQAQVGEVGRFIIDPDGAVVRAGLVRAYAARHGLWMLNEHIAYLTGEEIPPGASGFEVLEAVSMKQLRQVMKRRDAGSLEILVRGVDVDPDALRKKLKLRGSRPYACVIARLDQGAMAFVCHPRKHYDGDR; encoded by the coding sequence ATGTCCTTTATCCCCAGCGAGGTCAGTTTTCTAGCGACCCACCAGGAAGCGATCGAGCAGTGGGCGCGGGAGCATGCGTGCACACAGGCGAGCATGATCGCAGATCACGCCGCGGCGCGTACTGAGTTTGGCGACTATGGCCGCGCCGTCATCGAGCTCATCAGCGCCCGCCGTTCAGCGGCACAGAAGTTTCACGCCCCGAGCTCGAGTCTCCTGATGTGCCATGAATCGGCCCAGCAGGCCACCCCGTGGCAGGTGGCTGCCGCGCGCGCTCAGCGGCTACGCGAGCTGTGCGGAAACGAGGCGCTGGTGCACGATGCCACCTGTTCGATCGCTAGCGAGGGGCTCGAGGCCCAGCGGGCGGGGCTGCGCTATGTGGGCTCGGATCTCGACGCTGCGCGAGTGGCCATGGCAGTGCACAATCTGGCGGCGCATCGCTGTGTGCGCGCAGACGCCCTGAAGCCCGTGGTGCCAAGCGCCGATGTGGTCATCGCCGATCCGGCGCGCCGGGCTGGTGGGCGGCGGATCACGAAAGTGGAGGATCTCGTGCCGCCGCTGCCTGATCTGGTGGCTGCCTATCCATTGACACCGCTGGTGATTAAGTGTGCCCCAGGCATTGATTATTCTCAGTGGCCTGGCGCGGTCACCGTGGCGAGTGTTGCCGGGGCGGTGAAAGAGACCTGCCTGTACACCGAGCAGCTGGGTGGTCCCTCGCGCGAGGCGTGGGTGATCAAGGAATCCGGCGAGCTGGAGCGCTACACCAGTGCGGAGGAGCCGCCGCAGGCTCAGGTCGGCGAGGTGGGCCGGTTCATAATTGACCCTGATGGGGCTGTGGTGCGGGCGGGGCTGGTGCGCGCCTATGCCGCGCGGCACGGGCTGTGGATGCTGAATGAGCACATCGCGTATCTCACCGGCGAGGAGATACCGCCGGGGGCGAGTGGCTTCGAGGTGCTCGAGGCGGTGTCGATGAAGCAGCTGCGTCAGGTGATGAAACGGCGCGATGCGGGCAGCCTGGAAATTTTGGTGCGCGGGGTGGATGTGGATCCAGATGCGTTGCGCAAGAAGTTGAAGCTGCGCGGATCCAGGCCCTATGCCTGCGTGATTGCGCGGCTTGATCAGGGCGCGATGGCCTTTGTCTGCCATCCGCGGAAGCATTACGATGGTGACCGCTAA
- a CDS encoding alpha-1,4-glucan--maltose-1-phosphate maltosyltransferase: protein MTGRLGIDDVRPYISGNRCPSKAVVGEVVPVFALIWREGHDAISATLNVKGPKESSVAPKMKRIPMSADSFDQDEHHAIFVPDVPGQWSFRVDAWSDPMATWRHAVTAKIHAGQTAAELANDLETGAQLFERAAKGAPKAYYEQLLDVAATLRSDADVRARVAPALSKDVIGILDLHPLRELLTRGRTHKVEVMRRKALVSSWYELFPRSTGGWDDTGAPVHGTFASTAEQLPRIKAMGFDTVYFPPIHPIGEINRKGRNNTLVPEPEDVGSPWAIGSADGGHDAVHPKLGTLDDFDQLIARAKELDLEIALDLALQCAPDHPWAAEHPEWFTVLPDGTIAYAENPPKKYQDIYPLNFDNDQQGIYEEILRVVKFWIKRGVTTFRVDNPHTKPTNFWEWLIATVHETNPEVIFLAEAFTRRPRLYGLAKAGFSQSYTYFTWQTSKQELTEFGLEIARMADISRPNLFVNTPDILHASLQEGGRGAFAIRAALATTLSPLWGMYSGFELYEGEAVAPGSEEYMDSEKYQLRPRDFDGALRNGDSLEPYITTLNRIRHEQPALQQLRAIHFHDIDSDQMIAYSKVDALTGNTVLVIVNLDPWNEHEATVHLNMEAIGQDWDAQFEVADQITGSRYTWGAHNYVNLKPWENVAHIFVLPDVPPARREQLAWRSIEDYRL, encoded by the coding sequence GTGACTGGCAGACTCGGTATCGATGACGTCCGCCCGTACATCTCCGGGAATCGTTGCCCCTCTAAGGCCGTGGTAGGTGAGGTCGTTCCCGTCTTCGCCTTGATCTGGCGCGAGGGGCATGATGCTATCTCCGCCACCCTCAATGTCAAGGGCCCTAAGGAGTCCTCGGTGGCCCCGAAGATGAAGCGCATCCCGATGAGTGCCGATTCCTTCGACCAAGACGAGCACCACGCAATCTTTGTGCCCGATGTGCCCGGCCAGTGGAGCTTCCGAGTGGACGCGTGGTCGGATCCGATGGCCACTTGGCGCCACGCGGTGACCGCCAAGATTCACGCCGGCCAAACCGCCGCCGAGCTGGCCAACGATCTCGAAACCGGCGCCCAGCTCTTCGAACGCGCAGCCAAGGGCGCACCGAAGGCCTACTACGAGCAGCTTCTCGACGTCGCCGCCACCCTGCGCTCCGACGCCGATGTGCGCGCCCGCGTGGCCCCAGCACTGTCGAAGGATGTCATCGGCATTCTCGATCTGCACCCGCTGCGCGAACTACTGACCCGCGGCCGCACCCATAAAGTGGAGGTCATGCGCCGCAAGGCCCTCGTGAGCTCCTGGTATGAGCTCTTCCCCCGCTCAACCGGCGGATGGGATGACACCGGCGCCCCGGTGCATGGCACCTTCGCCAGCACCGCCGAACAACTCCCCCGAATCAAAGCCATGGGCTTCGACACCGTCTACTTCCCGCCGATTCACCCCATCGGCGAGATCAACCGCAAAGGCCGCAACAACACCCTTGTTCCCGAACCGGAGGATGTGGGATCGCCGTGGGCCATCGGCTCCGCTGACGGCGGCCACGATGCCGTACACCCCAAGCTCGGCACCCTCGATGACTTCGACCAGCTCATCGCGCGCGCCAAGGAACTCGACCTCGAGATCGCCCTCGATCTGGCGCTGCAGTGCGCCCCCGATCACCCCTGGGCCGCAGAACACCCCGAATGGTTCACTGTGTTGCCCGATGGCACCATCGCCTACGCGGAGAACCCGCCCAAGAAGTACCAAGACATCTACCCGCTGAACTTCGACAACGACCAGCAGGGCATCTACGAGGAAATCCTGCGCGTAGTGAAGTTCTGGATCAAGCGCGGCGTCACCACCTTCCGCGTGGATAACCCGCACACCAAACCCACCAACTTCTGGGAATGGCTCATCGCCACCGTGCACGAAACCAACCCCGAGGTGATCTTCCTCGCCGAGGCCTTCACCCGCCGGCCCCGCCTCTACGGCCTAGCCAAGGCAGGCTTCTCCCAGAGCTACACCTACTTCACTTGGCAAACCTCCAAGCAGGAGCTCACTGAGTTCGGCCTCGAAATCGCCCGCATGGCCGATATCTCCCGGCCTAATCTCTTTGTCAACACCCCCGACATTTTGCACGCCTCCCTCCAAGAAGGCGGCCGCGGCGCCTTCGCTATTCGTGCCGCACTGGCCACCACCCTCTCCCCGCTGTGGGGCATGTACTCCGGCTTCGAACTCTACGAAGGCGAAGCCGTGGCACCTGGCAGCGAGGAATACATGGACTCCGAGAAATACCAGCTGCGCCCCCGCGACTTCGACGGGGCACTGCGCAATGGCGACTCCCTCGAGCCCTACATCACCACCCTTAACCGGATCCGCCACGAACAGCCCGCCCTCCAGCAGCTGCGTGCTATCCACTTCCACGACATCGACTCCGACCAGATGATCGCCTACTCCAAGGTGGACGCCCTCACCGGCAACACCGTGCTCGTGATCGTCAACCTCGACCCGTGGAACGAGCACGAAGCCACCGTGCACCTCAACATGGAAGCCATCGGCCAAGACTGGGACGCCCAGTTCGAAGTCGCCGACCAGATCACCGGCAGCCGCTACACCTGGGGCGCACACAACTACGTCAACCTCAAACCCTGGGAGAACGTCGCCCACATCTTCGTCCTGCCCGATGTGCCGCCCGCCCGGCGCGAGCAGCTCGCCTGGCGCAGCATCGAGGACTACCGGCTCTAA
- a CDS encoding thiamine-binding protein produces MLIAFSVAPTETPTADAEMSEAVAEAVRVVRASGLPHETNAMFTLVEGEWDEVMEVVKHATEAVLAVSPRVSLVLKADIRPGYSGQLRGKVASLEKHLSEDAAALTVDETTQN; encoded by the coding sequence ATGTTGATTGCCTTTTCTGTTGCCCCCACTGAAACCCCCACCGCAGACGCGGAGATGTCGGAGGCGGTTGCCGAGGCGGTGCGCGTGGTGCGTGCCTCCGGGCTGCCGCATGAGACGAACGCAATGTTCACGCTCGTTGAAGGTGAATGGGATGAGGTGATGGAGGTGGTCAAGCACGCAACCGAGGCGGTGCTGGCGGTGAGCCCGCGGGTGTCGCTGGTGCTCAAGGCCGATATTCGCCCCGGCTACTCCGGGCAGTTGCGGGGCAAAGTAGCATCGCTAGAAAAGCACCTGAGTGAGGACGCGGCCGCACTCACGGTGGACGAAACTACGCAGAATTAA
- a CDS encoding NUDIX hydrolase: protein MDRPTARDLSQTPFTPTPGCCAPTPRRAATVVLVRDGDWGLEVYAQHRVSSMPTFPSATVFPGGGVDPGDYLAPGFRAEVWQGPSAHQWGKDLGVDPADAVAIVTAAVRELFEETGTLIAQHRSGELLHHAGRYHHQRVELESKRRGFAQFLQQQQLLLASSRLHPFARWIGPPGAERQFDAFSFVVRAPAEQVPDAVSGETATAGWYRPSELLADWEGGKIQLVLPTWSKLQVLSAVNSVAELWATLPEVDMEPIVDKPECNSYFGRVISDA from the coding sequence ATGGACCGCCCCACCGCCCGGGATCTCTCCCAAACTCCTTTCACGCCAACGCCAGGGTGCTGCGCCCCAACGCCGCGCCGGGCCGCGACTGTGGTGCTGGTGCGCGATGGCGACTGGGGGTTGGAGGTGTATGCCCAGCACCGGGTGAGCTCGATGCCCACCTTCCCCTCAGCCACGGTGTTTCCAGGCGGTGGGGTGGACCCGGGAGACTATCTAGCCCCAGGGTTTCGCGCCGAGGTATGGCAAGGCCCGAGCGCACACCAGTGGGGTAAGGATCTCGGTGTCGATCCTGCCGATGCCGTGGCCATAGTGACGGCCGCGGTGCGGGAGCTGTTTGAAGAAACCGGCACGCTCATCGCCCAGCATCGCAGTGGCGAGCTCTTGCACCACGCCGGGCGCTACCACCATCAACGCGTGGAATTGGAGAGCAAACGGCGTGGGTTCGCCCAGTTCCTGCAGCAACAGCAGCTGCTGCTGGCGTCGTCACGGCTGCACCCCTTCGCTCGCTGGATTGGGCCACCTGGGGCCGAGCGGCAATTCGACGCCTTTTCTTTTGTGGTGCGCGCCCCAGCGGAGCAGGTGCCCGATGCAGTATCTGGGGAGACCGCGACCGCCGGTTGGTATCGCCCCAGCGAGCTCCTCGCCGACTGGGAGGGTGGGAAAATCCAGCTAGTGCTACCAACATGGTCAAAACTGCAGGTGCTCAGCGCCGTGAACTCCGTGGCCGAGCTATGGGCGACGCTGCCGGAGGTGGATATGGAGCCGATCGTCGATAAGCCGGAATGCAATAGCTATTTCGGGCGCGTGATCTCTGATGCGTAG
- a CDS encoding ABC transporter ATP-binding protein yields the protein MMEAMSSSPIAPTDPDLLIDFRDISFVRDGRTLLGDITWQVELDERWVVIGPNGAGKTTLFRLAAAEAFPTSGVAFLMGEQVGKTDMRDLRTMIGMTSSAIGGRIPENEKVADLVISAGYAILGRWREAYEDMDFEHAIDTLEQVGALHLRDRTWGTLSEGEKKRVLIARALMTNPELLLLDEPGAGLDLGGREDLVGYLGELAMDPDAPATVMITHHVEEIPRGFTHAMLLDEGGIVAQGLIDDVLTSENLTTTFHQQITLDRIDGRYFARRARTGGAHRAPRS from the coding sequence ATGATGGAGGCTATGAGTTCCTCGCCGATAGCCCCCACCGACCCGGACCTATTGATCGATTTTCGCGACATCTCCTTTGTGCGCGATGGCCGCACCTTGCTGGGTGATATCACCTGGCAGGTGGAGTTGGATGAGCGCTGGGTTGTGATCGGCCCGAACGGGGCTGGGAAAACCACGCTGTTTCGCCTCGCTGCTGCGGAGGCTTTCCCCACCAGTGGCGTGGCGTTTCTCATGGGCGAGCAGGTAGGTAAAACCGATATGCGTGATCTGCGCACCATGATCGGCATGACCTCCTCGGCGATCGGCGGGCGCATCCCCGAGAACGAAAAAGTCGCCGATCTGGTGATCTCCGCCGGCTATGCCATCTTGGGGCGCTGGCGCGAGGCATATGAGGACATGGATTTCGAGCACGCCATCGACACCCTCGAGCAGGTGGGGGCGCTACATTTGCGGGACCGCACCTGGGGAACGTTGAGTGAGGGCGAGAAGAAGCGCGTGCTCATCGCGCGGGCGCTAATGACGAACCCCGAGCTGCTCCTGCTGGACGAGCCGGGTGCGGGGCTTGACCTCGGCGGGCGCGAGGACCTCGTCGGATATTTGGGTGAGCTCGCCATGGACCCCGATGCGCCGGCCACGGTGATGATCACTCACCACGTGGAGGAAATTCCGCGCGGCTTCACCCACGCGATGCTTCTCGATGAAGGCGGCATCGTGGCCCAGGGCCTCATCGACGATGTCCTCACGAGCGAAAACCTCACCACCACCTTCCACCAGCAGATCACCCTCGATCGTATCGACGGGCGCTACTTCGCGCGCCGAGCGCGCACCGGCGGCGCCCACCGCGCCCCGCGCTCCTAG
- a CDS encoding DUF2550 domain-containing protein has product MEVRIIASLIIAAAGVAAVLVLWRFLTLRSQGTPVIVRRLPAEGVHGWRHGMLRYRGMVLYYYKVRSILPFPNLVFSRADTHVVSRRRITAGEASFMEPNLSVLQLDIAGQGYEVALDARGEMALTAWIEAAPSRQRIRSNPRVARWYFRESQGR; this is encoded by the coding sequence ATGGAAGTGCGAATTATCGCCAGTCTGATTATCGCGGCAGCCGGAGTGGCTGCGGTTCTCGTTCTGTGGCGGTTTCTCACGCTGCGCTCCCAAGGCACACCTGTGATTGTGCGGCGCCTTCCCGCCGAGGGCGTACACGGGTGGCGGCACGGAATGCTGCGCTACCGCGGCATGGTGCTGTACTACTACAAGGTGCGCTCCATTTTGCCTTTCCCGAATTTGGTGTTTAGCCGAGCCGATACCCACGTGGTTTCGCGGCGGCGGATTACCGCGGGGGAGGCTTCTTTTATGGAGCCGAACCTCTCCGTTCTCCAGCTGGATATTGCTGGCCAAGGCTACGAGGTGGCGCTTGATGCCCGCGGGGAGATGGCGTTGACCGCGTGGATCGAGGCGGCGCCTTCACGGCAGCGGATCCGCTCGAATCCGCGGGTGGCCCGCTGGTATTTTCGTGAAAGTCAAGGCCGCTAA